The Sphingomonas sp. NBWT7 nucleotide sequence GCGATCGTACGCGAGGACTGAAGGCGCAGCGTCCGGCACCCCGATCGGCGCCCCGCCCTGCTTGATCCCTCGTCGCCGCACCCCGATATGCCGCGGCGATGAAGGACAATCTTACGCCCAAGGCGATCGTCGCCGCTCTCGACGCACATATCATCGGACAACGGGACGCCAAGCGCGCGGTCGCGGTTGCGCTGCGCAACCGGTGGCGGCGGCAGCAACTGAGCCCTGATCTGCGCGATGAGGTGACGCCCAAGAACATTCTGATGATCGGGCCGACCGGCTGCGGCAAGACCGAGATCAGCCGCCGCCTCGCGAAGCTCGCCGATGCGCCGTTCGTGAAGGTGGAAGCGACCAAGTTCACCGAGGTCGGCTACGTCGGCCGCGACGTCGAGCAGATCGCGCGCGACCTCGTCGAGGAGGCGATCCGGCTGGAGAAGGAGCGCCGGCGCGCCGCGGTGAAGGACAAGGCGGAGGAAGCCGCGATGGCGCGGCTGCTCGATGCGCTGGTCGGCAAGGATTCGAGCCAGGCGACACGCGAGAGCTTCCGCCAGCGCTTCCGCGACGGGCATCTCGACCAGACCGAGATCGAGCTCGAGCTGCAGGCCGCGCCGCAGATGCCGTTCGAGCTGCCGGGCGGCGCGCAAATGGGGATGATCAACCTCGGCGAGATGTTCGGCAAGCTCGGCGGCGGGCAGACCAAGCGGCGCAAGCTCCTGGTGCCATCGGCGTGGGAAAAGCTGGTCGAGGAGGAGGCCGACAAGCGGCTGGACCAGGACGAGGTGAGCCGGATCGCACTCGCTGACGCGGAAGCGAACGGGATCGTCTTCCTCGACGAGATCGACAAGATCGCGGTGAGCGACGTGCGCGGCGGATCGGTGAGCCGCGAGGGCGTCCAGCGCGATCTGCTGCCGCTGATCGAGGGCACCACCGTGTCGACCAAATACGGCCCGATGAAAACCGATCACATCCTGTTCATCGCCAGCGGCGCGTTTCACGTCGCGAAGCCGAGCGACCTGCTGCCCGAGCTTCAGGGCCGCCTGCCGATCCGCGTCGAGCTGAAGGGGCTGACCGAGGACGATTTCGTCGCGATCCTGTCGGACACCAAGGCCTCGCTGCCGGCGCAGTACAAGGCGCTGATCGGCACCGAGGGCGTCGACGTGACCTTTACCGACGACGGCATCCGCGCCGTCGCGCGGATCGCGGCGGAGGTGAACGGTGAGATCGAGAATATCGGCGCGCGCCGGCTGCAGACGGTGATGGAGAAACTGCTCGAGGAAGTGAGCTTCGACGCGGAGGACCGCGGCGGCACCGCGCTGACGGTCGATGCCGCCTATGTCGACAAGCAGCTCGCCAGCGTCGCGCGCAACACCGACCTCAGCCGCTTCGTCCTGTGATGCCCGCCGCCCCGCCCGGCCGACAAGGCCAGGCGGGGCGATAGGCGCTAACAGCGGAAAGAAATGGTGCTGCCGGTGAGGATTGAACTCACGACCTCAGCCTTACCAAGGATGCGCTCTACCACTGAGCTACGGCAGCACTGCCCGCGCGCCGATCGGCTGCAAGCGAGGGCGCCCTAGAGACGAGCGGGACCCGATTGTCAAGGCGCTGACGGCGCGCAATAGCAACCGCGATGGACAGCAACGAGGATCGCGCGGCCCGCCGCGCCGCGGCGCTGCGCGCCAACCTGCGCCGCCGCAAGGAGCAGGCACGCGGCCTCGCCGGCACGACCGACGCACGCGAGCCGTCGGCGCCCGACGGCGATCCGGCGACGGCAGCGCCGGACCCCAACGAAGAAGCACCGGGCGCCTGAGCCGCCCAGCGCGCCTGCGGTGCCTTAGGGCGCTCAGCCGGCGACGATCGGCGCGCACTTCTCCTCGAGCCACGCCCGGTCCGCGCCATCGAGCACTCCGCCAAGTGCAGCTGCGACGCGCACGTGATAGGCGTTGAGCCACGCCAGCTCGTACGCCGTCAGCAATGACGGATCGATCAGGTCACGCTCGATCGGCACTAACGTCAGCGTGTCGAAGCCGAGCATCACGTCTTCGCCGCCGTCGATCCGACGCTCCTCCACTAGCAACAGATTCTCGATGCGGATGCCGTAATCCCCCGCCTTGTAATAGCCGGGCTCGTTGGAGAGGATCATGCCCGGCAGCAGCGGTTCGGACGGGCCGCCGCCGGGATAGCTCGGCTTGGCGATCCGCGCCGGCCCTTCGTGGACCGAGAGGTAGCTGCCTACGCCGTGCCCCGTGCCGTGCGCGAAATCGAGCCCCGCCTGCCACAGCGGGAGCCGGGCGAGGATATCGAGCTGCGAACCCACCGTGCCGCGCGGGAAGACCGCGGTGGCGAGCGCGATATGCCCCTTGAGCACGCGGGTGTAGCGGTCGCGCATCTCGGTGGTCGGCGCACCGATCGGGACGACGCGCGTCACGTCGGTCGTGCCGTCGTCATATTGGCCGCCCGAATCGATCAGGTAGAGCTGCCCCGGCTCGATCGGCAGGCTCGATTCCTCGGTGACGTGATAGTGCGGGATCGCGCCATTGGGGCCGGTCGCGGAGATTGCGTCGAACGACAGGTCGCGCAGCACGCCGGTTTCGCGCCGGAACGCCTCTAGCCGCGCCGCGGCGGATAGCTCCGTCTGCCCGCCCTTGGGGCCTTCGATCGAGATCCACCGCAGGAAGCGGGTCAGCGCCGCGCCGTCGCGGGTGCTGGCGGCGCGGTGCCCCGCCTGCTCGACCGGGTTCTTCACCGCACGCGGGATGACGGTGGGGTCGCGCAGCGCGAGAACGCGGCCGCCCGCCGCCTCGATCGCGAGCGGGATCGCGGCGACCGACAGCGCGGGATCAACCGCGACGCGTTTGCCCGAAAAACCGCCGAGCGCCCCGGCGAACGCCGCGCGATCGTGGACCCGCACCGCATTGCCGAGATGCTGCGCGACCGCCTCCGTCATCTTCTCGGGCGCGACGAAGAGGTCCGCTGTGCCGTCGGCGTTGACGATCGCGTAGGACAGCGCGACCGGGGTGCGGGAGACGTCGCCGCCGCGCACGTTGAACACCCAGGCAATCGATTCGAGTGCGGCGAGAACAACGGCGTCGGCCTTCTGCTCGCCGAGCCAATCGGCGACCGCAGCGCGCTTCTCGGCGGACGAGCGCCCGGCATGGCGATCATCGTGCACCGCCAACTTCGCGTCCGAACGCTGCGGCTGATCGGGCCAGATCGCGTCGACCGGATTGGTATCGACCGGGATGAGTGTCGCGCCGACGGCGGCGAGCGCCTTCGATGCCTCGTCGACCCAGGCGCTCGTGTGGAGCCATGGATCATAGCCGATCCGCGCGTCCTGCTTCACATGCCCGGCAAGCCACCCCGACACGCTCGTCTCCGGCACGCCGACAAACTGCCAGTCGTCCGCCGACACCTGCTGGCGCACCTGCAGCGTGTAGCGCCCGTCGATGAAAATCGCCGCTTCCGCGGGCAGCACCACCGCGGTGCCGGCCGACCCCTGGAAGCCGGTGAGCCAGGCGAGGCGCTGCGCATAGGCGCCGACATATTCGCTCATATGCTCGTCGGTCAGCGGCACGACGAAGCCGTCGAGCTGCTGGCGGGCGAGCTGGTCGCGCAGGGCGGCAAGGCGGTCGGTGTAGGTGGACATGGGGCTCCTCGATCGGCCACCCGCCCCTCTCGCCGGCGGCGGGCGGGGCAGGTTCGTTACCGCCCCGATATGGCAGATGCACGCGCTTCGTGCCATGCAGCGCGGATGCTCGCCTCTCCCCCGCCCCGCGCATGAACGCCGACGTCCTCATCATCGGATCGGGCGCCGCCGGGCTCACCGCCGCGCTCAACCTCGCCGATCGCTTCCAGGTCACCGTACTCGCCAAGGGCGCGCTCAACGAAGGGTCGACCGCCTGGGCGCAGGGCGGGATCGCCGCGGTGCTCGAACCGGGCGACACGTTCGAGAACCATGTCGAGGACACGATGGTCGCCGGCGCCGGGCTCAACGATCGCGAGATTGTCGAGTTCGTGGTGGAGAACGCACCGGCCGCGATCGAGCGGCTGCAGAAGCTCGGCGTGCCGTTCGCGCAGGACGGCAATGCTTTGCACCTGACGCGCGAGGGTGGGCATTCGCACCGCCGCATCGTCCACGTCGACGACGCCACCGGCTGGGCGGTGCAGGAGGCGCTGCAACGCGCGGCCGAGGCGCATCCCAACATCACCTTGGCGCCCGATCAGGTCGCGATCGATCTCGCCACCGGGCGGCACGAAGAGCGCTATTCGGGCTCGGGCAATGTTTGGGGTGTCTACGCGGTCGATCGCCAGACCGGACGGGTGAACCTCTACACCGCGCGCGCGACGATCCTCGCGACCGGCGGCGCGGGGCGGACGTACCTATTCTCCACTGCACCGCGCGGGGCGACCGGCGACGGGATCGCGATGGCGTGGCGCGCCGGCGCGCGCGTCTCCAACATGGAGATGATGCAGTTCCACCCGACCTGCCTCTACAATCTCGAGGTCAAGAATTTCCTCATCACCGAGGCGGTGCGCGGCGAGGGCGGACGGCTGATCAACCCGCAGACCGGCAAGCGCTTCATGACCTATTACGATCCGGAGCGGCTCGAGCTCGCCCCGCGCGACGTGGTGGCGCGCGCGATCGACGCCGAGATCAAGCGCTACGGGCTGGATTACGTCCACCTCGACATCAGTCACCAGCCCGCCGATTTCGTGCGCGGGCACTTCCCCAACATCTACGAGAAGCTGAAGGGGCTCGGCATCGACATGACGGTGCAGCCGATCCCCGTCGTGCCCGCGCAGCATTACACGTGCGGCGGGATCGTCGTCGATCGCGACGGGCGCACCGATCTGCCGCATTTGTACGCTGCGGGCGAATGTACCGAGAGCGGGTTGCACGGCGCGAACCGACTGGCGTCGAACTCGCTGCTTGAATGCTTCGTGTTCGGCGAGGCGGCGGCGAAGCACATCGCGGCCAATTGGGACGCTCTGCCCTCGGTGCCGGCGATCCGCCCGTGGGACGAGAGCCGCGTCACCGACTCCGACGAGGAAGTGGTGATCAAGCAGAACTGGACCGAGATCCGTCGCTTCATGTGGAATTACGTCGGCATCGTGCGCACGACCAAGCGGCTCCAGCGCGCGCAGCACCGCATCAAGCTGCTGACCAGCGAGGTCGAGGATTATTACGGCCATTTCCGCGTGACGCCCGACCTTATCGAGCTCAGAAACCTGCTACAGACCGCCGAGCTGATCGTACGATCGGCGCTGCACCGGCACGAGAGCCGCGGCCTGCATTTCACGCTCGACTGGCCCGAGACGCTGCCGCAGCCGGTGGATACGGTGCTCGTTCCGTGACACGGCGACGACCTGGCGTATGTCAGGCCCCGTTCATCGCAGATCGCGTAGCGCCTCATGTTCAATGAGCCATTTGCCGGTAGCGTGCATGCCTGGGTCAGGGCGGGGCAAGCACAAGAAGATGTTAGGACGTTTGGCCGCCGCGGCGGCGATCCTGTCGATGACGGCGACGCTGGCAGGATGTGTCGAGCCGCGGCCCGCGCAGTCTGCCAGAGCGCCCGCGCAGCCGGCGTATGACGCCCCCGCTTACGTCGTCGCTATCCCCGTCCCCACGCCGCGCCGGCTGCCGACCGACAATGCCCCGCGTCAGCTGACCGCGTCGATCCAGCAGCTGGTGCGCGAGTTTCCCGGCACCGCCGGCGTTGCCATCCGCGCGGTCGATGAGGGCTGGACGGTGCAGAGCAATGGACGGCTCAAGCTGCCGCAGCAGAGCGTCAGCAAATTGTGGGTCGCGATGACGTTGCTCGACCAGCGCGATCAGGGGCGGCTGCGGCTCGACGATCCGATCACACTGACGCCGGCGGATCTCACGCTGTTCCACCAGCCGATCGCCAATCTGGTGAAGGGCGGCAGCTACCAGACGACGGTGGGCAACCTCCTATTTCGCGCGCTGACGCAGAGTGACAATACCGCCAACGATCGGCTGCTGACGCTGGTCGGCGGGCCTTCGGCGGTGCGCGAGTTCATCGAGCGCAAGCAGCTCGGCGATATCCGCTTCGGCCCGGGCGAGCGGCTGCTGCAGGCAGGCACCGCCGGGCTGACGTGGAACCAGGCGATGAGCGTCGGCAACACGTTCGAGATCATGCGCGCGCGCCTGTCGCCCGAGACGCGGCAGGCGGCAATGCGGCGTTATATCGGCGATCCGCCCGACGGCGCGGCGCCGCTGGCGATCGCCGATGCGCTGGCGCGGCTGTTCCGCGGCGAACTGCTGTCGGAAACCTCAACGCGCCTGATCGTCAGCACGATGGAATCGAGCCGTACCGGGCGCGCGCGGCTCAAGGCCGGGATCGCGCCGGGCTGGACGCTCGCGCACAAGACCGGCACCGGCCAGGAGCTCGGCGGCCGCAATGCCGGGTTCAACGACGTCGGCGTCATCACCTCGCCCGACGGGCGGCGCTACGCGGTCGCGGTGATGATCGGCGACACGACGCAGCCGATGCGCGTGCGCCAGCAGCTGATCCAGGCGGTCGCGGCGACGGTAACGGGCTATCGCGGAGCGGCGACGATCGCGACACGTGAGGGCGACGACCCGGAAGGCTGAGCGGCCGCCCGCGATCCCCTGCCCTCACCGTTTGTTCCGCGCGCGCCGATCCGCTAAGCCGCGCGGCATGCCGCACCTCTACCTCGTCGACGGATCGAGCTTCATCTTCCGCGCCTATCACGTGCTGCCGAAGCTCACCAACAAGCACGGCGAGCCGGCGGGCGCGGTTTACGGCTATACGACGATGCTGTGGAAGCTCGCCAACGACCTCCACAAGGCGGAGGGGCCAAGCCACCTCGCGGTGATCCTCGACAAGTCGGAGAGCACGTTCCGCAACGAGATGTACGATCAGTACAAGGCGCATCGCCCGCCAGCGCCGGAGGATCTGAAACCGCAATTCCCGATGATCCGCGATGCGACGCGCGCCTTTTCGCTGCCGTGTATCGAGGAGCAGGGCTGGGAGGCGGACGACCTTATCGCCTCGTACAGCAAGGCCGCGCTGGCGCAGGGCTGGCAGGTGACCATCGTCAGTTCCGACAAGGATCTGATGCAGCTCCTGACCGAGCCCGGCATCGATATGCTCGATACGATGAAGGACAAGCGCTTCGGGCCGGCGGAGGTGGAGGAGAAGTTCGGCGTCCTCCCCGACAAGCTGGGCGAGGTGCTGGCGCTGATGGGCGACAGTGTCGACAACGTGCCCGGTGTGCCCGGCGTCGGCCCCAAGACCGCGGCGAAGTTGATCCTGGAACACGGCAGTGTCGAAGGCGTGCTGGCCGCGGCGCCCGAGATGAAAAAGGGCAAGCTGCGCGACAATCTGATCGAGCACGCCGAGATGGCGCGCCTGTCGCGCAAGCTGGTCGAGCTCGCGTGCGACGTGCCGCTACCGCAGCCGCTCGAGGAAATGGCGCTCGACGGTATTCCGGAGGCGCCGCTCCGCGCGTTCCTCGAGCATCACGGCTTCAAGTCGCTGCTTGCCAAGCTGCTGGCGGACCAGAACGAGGGCGTCGATCCGACGCCGCCAGAGCCGAGCGGCGTGCCGCACGAAGAAGAGCCGCCGTGCAACCACGACGGCTATGAAACCATCGTCGACGAGGCGGCGCTCGACGAATGGATCGCGGCAGCGCGCCACCAGGGGTGGCTGGCGATCGATACCGAGACGACGGCGAAGGACCCGATGCTCGCCGAACTGGTCGGCGTATCACTCGCGCTCGCCCCCAATCGGGCCTGCTACGTCCCGCTCGGCCACGAGAGCGAGGCGGGCGGCGCCGACATGTTCGCCGACCGGCCGGTGCAGCTCGATCGCGACGCGGCGCTGGCGAAGCTCAAGCCGCTGCTCGAGGATCCGGCGGTGCTCAAGATCGGGCACAATCTCAAATACGACATGATCGTGCTCGACCGGCTCGGCATCGCTGTCGCGCCGTACGACGACACGATCGTGATGAGCTTCGATCTCGACGCCGGGCTACACGGCCACGGGATGGACGAGCTCGCGGCGACGCACCTGTCGCACAGTTGCATCGCGTACAAGGACGTGACCGGTAGCGGCAAGAAGGCGATCGGCTTCCACCAGGTCGATCTGAAGGCGGCGACGCGCTACGCCGCGGAGGATGCCGACGTGACGCTGCGGCTGTGGCGGCGTTTTCGCGCCCGCCTGCCGATCGAGCGCGCGACGCGGGTGTACGAAATGGTCGACCGGCCGCTCGTCGCCGTCATCGCGCGGATGGAGCGGCACGGGATCAAGGTCGATCGCGCGCGGCTGGCGCAGCTGTCGGGCGAGTTCGCGACGCAGATGGCGCAGCTGGAAGGCGTGATTCACGGTATCGCCGGCGCGCCGTTCACGATCGGCAGCCCCAAGCAATTGGGCGACGTCCTGTTCGAGAAGATGGGCATCAAGGGCGGGCGCAAGGGCAAGAGCGGCGTCTATTCGACCGACGTCAACGAGCTCGAGCGGATCGCGGCGGACAAGGACGGCCCGGGCGCCGAGATCGCCGCCAAGGTGCTCGAATGGCGCCAGCTTTCGAAGCTGAAATCGACCTATACCGACAGCCTGCAGGAGCAGATCCACCCCACCACCGGCCGCGTCCACACCAGCTACTCGCTGACGGGCGCGCAGACCGGGCGGCTGTCGTCGACCGACCCCAACCTCCAGAACATTCCGATCCGCACCGAGACCGGGCGGCAGATCCGCGACGCCTTCGTTGCCGAACCGGGGCACGTCATCCTCGCGGCGGACTATTCGCAGATCGAGCTTCGACTGGCGGCGCACATGGCCGATGTGCCTGCGCTGAAGGAGGCCTTCGCGCGCGGCGACGACATTCACTCGCTCACTGCGCAGGAGCTTTTCGGGACGGTCGATCGCGACACGCGCGGGCGTGCCAAGACGATCAACTTCGCGATCCTCTACGGCATCAGCCGCTGGGGGCTGGCCGGGCGGCTGGATGTCAGCGCGGACGAGGCGCAGGCGATGATCGACCGCTATTTCGAGCGCTTCCCCGGCATCAACCGCTACATCGCCGAGACGCTGCAATCGGTGCGGGAACAGGGGTTCACCAAGACGCTGTTCGGCCGAAAGACGCATTTCTCGCGGATCAAGAGCAAGGTGCAGCACGAGCGGCAGGGCGCCGAGCGCGCCGCGATCAACGCGCCGATCCAGGGGACGAGCGCGGACATCATCAAGCGCGCGATGGCACGGATCGAGCCGGCTTTGGCGGAGGCCGGGCTCACCGGCACGCGGATGCTGCTGCAGGTGCACGACGAACTCGTCTTCGAGGTGCCCGACGCCGAGGTCGAAGCGGCGAAGCCGGTGATCGAGCGCGTGATGGCGACCGCGGCCGAACCCTATGTGACGCTCGACGTGCCACTCGCGGTCGAGATCGGCACGGGTGCGAGCTGGGGCGCGGCGCACTAGTGCGCGGGCGCACGCGGACGATACTCGTCACCGCCGTGGCCGGGGGGCCGCTTCGGTGACCGAGACGTCACAGGATATCGCGCAGCTCGCCAAGGGGGGGCGGACGAACGTTGCAGGCTTCATCCTGCGGCTGGCGGCGCGCATCCCGTTCCTGTTCATCGCCGGGCGGCTCTACGGCCCCGATCTCGTCGGACGGTTCGCGATCGCGGTGGTGGTGGTGGAGCTCGCCGCGCTGGTCGCGACGCTGGGGCTGAAGCGCGGGTTGGCGCAGGCGCTGAGCCGCACCGAGCGGCCGCACGCGCATGTCGTGTGCGACGCGCTGATGGTGGCGGCGATCCTGTCGCTGATCGCCAGCGCGGTGCTGTGGCTGTTCCCGCAGGTGATGTATCCTAACACGCCGACCGTCGGGCTCGACCGCTGGCTGCCGCTGATCATCCTCGCGGTTGCCTGGTCCGACGTCAGCCTCGCCGCGCTCGCCTATCGCCACAATGTGAAGGCGGCGGTGACGGCGCGCGCGGTGGTCGAGCCGTGGACGATCTCGATCGCGGCATGGATCTTCTCCTTCTTTACCACGCGCGACGGGCTGGTGCTGAGCTACGTCGTCTCGATGATCGCGGCGCTGATCGCGTCGATCGTGCCGCTGGTGCGCAGCTACGGCGTGCCGCGCGGCTGGCAGCCGCATTTCACCGAATTGCTGACGCTGATCCGCGACAACGTGCCGCTCGCCGGTGCCGATGCGCTCGAATGGGGGACGCGCAACGTCGACCGCTTCATCCTGGGCGTGATGTTCGAGCCCAAGGTGGTCGGTATCTATTACATGGCGCAGCAGGTCGCGAGCTTGCCGCAGAAATTGAAGACGTCGTTCGATCCGATCCTCGGCCCCGTCATCACGCAGAGCCTTGCCGCGAACGACCTGCCTGCGATCGCGCGGCAGGTGCGGCAGGTCGCCTTCTGGATCGTCGCCGCGCAGGGCTGCCTGACGCTTATGGGATCGATCCCGGGCGAGGCGGTGATGGGGATCGTCGGCCCGCAATTCGTCGCCGGTACCGCCGCGCTCGTCTTCCTGCTGACAGCTGAGGTGCTCGCGTCGACCGGCGCGGTGTGCGAGACCGCGCTGGTCTATACCGCGCGGCACCGCAACCTGATGATCTCGGCGGTGATGCTGGGTTTCCAGGTGGTGCTGAGCTTCGCGCTGATCGGCGCGATGCGCGGCCTCGGCTGGCCGCCCGCGTTCCAGGCAGCGGGGCCGGCCGTGGCGCTGATGGTAAGCGCCGGGCTGACGTCGATGATCAAGGTGTGGCTGCTGAAGCGAATTCTGGCCACCCCCGTCTCGCCGCTGCGCTGGCCGCTGCTGTGGGCAACGCTGGCGGCGCTAGCGGTCGGCGCGGCATTCACCGCCCTGCCCCGCAGCCTCGAATGGGCAGAGATCGTGATCGGCATTCCGGCGATCGCGGCCACGTACCTCTTCATCCTGTGGCGCTGGGCGTTCGGGCCGGAGGATCGCGCGCTGTTCGGCCGCATGCCGCGCGCCGACGAGGCGACGCTGCCGCATGTCGGCTCGCCCGCGCGCTAGACGGAAAAAGGGGGGAAGCTCTTGGATACGACGACGACGCCGGGCGTCCGGCTGGTGCCGGTGACGCAAGGACCGTGGCAAGGCTGGCTGCGCTGGCCGGGCACCGACCCGTTCGAGGATCATACCGGGCCGTTCTTCGCGCGTTACACGGCAGACGGGACGATCGAGTGCGGCTTTCGCCCGGAAGCGAAGAATCGCAACGGCGGCGGCAACGTCCACGGCGGCGCGCTGCTGACCTTTGCCGATTTCTCGCTGTTCATGATCGCATCTGCCGCGCTGCCCGAGTTTCACGGCGTGACGGCGACGCTGAATGCCGAATTCGTCGGCGCCGCCCGCCCCGACCAGCTGCTGACGGCGCGTGGCGAGGTGACCAAAGCGGGGCGCAGCCTGATCTTCGTACGTGGCACGATCGATGACGCGGGCGAAGCGGTGATGAGCTTCTCTGGCGTGATCAAGAAGATCACGCGGCGGCCGGGCGGGCGCGCCGACTAGGCCCCTCTCAAGTCAGGCGCACCCTCCCGTCAGGCGCGCACCGCGCGGCGCAGCACGTCGCCATAGCCCCGCCGCACGCAATCGTGCCCGTCGTAGAAGCCGCGCGCCTTTAGCAGGCGGTGCATCGCGGCGAGGCGGTAAGGCGGTACCGTCGCCGCCATGTGATGCTCGAGATGGTAGTGGACGTGGTTGGGCGCGACGAACAGCCGCTCCCACCAGCGCGCCAGCGTCGTCGAGGTGTTGCGCCGCGGGTCGAGCTCGCCGCGGTCCGCCGCGACACCGTGCTCGCCGATCTGCCGCAGCCGGACGATCGCGGGATAGACGAACAGATAGGCGACCCACCACAAGGCATAGGTCCACGTCGCGCCTGCGGCGGCGAGCGCGCCGAACAGCGCGAGGTGAAAGACGACCCACGGCCCCTGCTCACCCCAGCTGAACCGCGCGAGCAACTGGCGCAGGTCGCGGATGCCGGTACGCCCCGTCAGGTCACGGACGAACTTGCGCCGCAGCGACAGTCGCTCGACGGGATAGCTCTTGACGAAGCCGATGTCGGGATCGCGCGGCGTCCCGGCATATTGATGGTGCTTGAGGTGGTAGCTGCGATACTTCGCGAGCGAGGTGTTCATCGGCACCCCCGCAAGCCACTGGCCGACACGCTCGTTGAGACGGCGCGAGCGGAACAGCGCGTGGTGCGCGCAATCGTGGACGATGATGCCGAGCCCGAGTTGCCGCCCCGCCAGCACCAGGATCGCAAGGACGATCGTCAGCGGGTTGGGCCACGCCGCCGCGAGCGCGAAGGCGCCCGCGATCAGCGCCCAGTTGACCGCTACCGTCCAAGCGCCGCGCCAGTCAGACATACGCGTCAGCGCGGCGATCTCGTCGCGCGACAAGACATCGGTGAAGCGTGCGGCTGTCATGCTATAGGCCCTCGGTTCGAACGATATGTAACAGTGAGCGCCACCCTGAGTCAATTTGAGTTACAAGATTGGCATGAGTTGCCGACCGCGCGCGCGCTGGTTCTTGCCTTTCTGTCTACCAGCGGCGGGGCGACGATGCGCGTCGGCGCGCTGGTGCGGCGCGCGGGGATCGTCGGCGCGGACGCCGCGGCGGTGCGCATGGCGCTGGCCCGGCTGGTGCGCGAGGGGCGCGTCCGGCAGATCGAGCGCGGCGTCTACGCGATCGGTACGGCGGGCGTCGCACTCAACGATCTCGCGCGCGGCTGGCGCACGGCGGAGAGCCGGGTGCGCGACTGGCACGGCAACTGGCTGGTGGTGGCGACCGATCATCTCGGGCGTACCGACAAGCGCCGACTGCGACAGCGCGAGCGCGCG carries:
- a CDS encoding lipopolysaccharide biosynthesis protein, yielding MTETSQDIAQLAKGGRTNVAGFILRLAARIPFLFIAGRLYGPDLVGRFAIAVVVVELAALVATLGLKRGLAQALSRTERPHAHVVCDALMVAAILSLIASAVLWLFPQVMYPNTPTVGLDRWLPLIILAVAWSDVSLAALAYRHNVKAAVTARAVVEPWTISIAAWIFSFFTTRDGLVLSYVVSMIAALIASIVPLVRSYGVPRGWQPHFTELLTLIRDNVPLAGADALEWGTRNVDRFILGVMFEPKVVGIYYMAQQVASLPQKLKTSFDPILGPVITQSLAANDLPAIARQVRQVAFWIVAAQGCLTLMGSIPGEAVMGIVGPQFVAGTAALVFLLTAEVLASTGAVCETALVYTARHRNLMISAVMLGFQVVLSFALIGAMRGLGWPPAFQAAGPAVALMVSAGLTSMIKVWLLKRILATPVSPLRWPLLWATLAALAVGAAFTALPRSLEWAEIVIGIPAIAATYLFILWRWAFGPEDRALFGRMPRADEATLPHVGSPAR
- a CDS encoding PaaI family thioesterase, which translates into the protein MDTTTTPGVRLVPVTQGPWQGWLRWPGTDPFEDHTGPFFARYTADGTIECGFRPEAKNRNGGGNVHGGALLTFADFSLFMIASAALPEFHGVTATLNAEFVGAARPDQLLTARGEVTKAGRSLIFVRGTIDDAGEAVMSFSGVIKKITRRPGGRAD
- a CDS encoding fatty acid desaturase family protein yields the protein MTAARFTDVLSRDEIAALTRMSDWRGAWTVAVNWALIAGAFALAAAWPNPLTIVLAILVLAGRQLGLGIIVHDCAHHALFRSRRLNERVGQWLAGVPMNTSLAKYRSYHLKHHQYAGTPRDPDIGFVKSYPVERLSLRRKFVRDLTGRTGIRDLRQLLARFSWGEQGPWVVFHLALFGALAAAGATWTYALWWVAYLFVYPAIVRLRQIGEHGVAADRGELDPRRNTSTTLARWWERLFVAPNHVHYHLEHHMAATVPPYRLAAMHRLLKARGFYDGHDCVRRGYGDVLRRAVRA